From the Trypanosoma brucei brucei TREU927 chromosome 6, complete sequence genome, the window TCAGGTGCGGTGCCCCGTGCTTTCGAATATGGGTGTTGTTCGGTATCTATTGCGCGGAATTCTCCAAATACTCAACAATCTCCATGTTAATTGCCGTATTATCCATCGTGATGTGAAACTGAGCAACTTTCTCGTTAGAGGGGACGGCAGCGTTAGGTTGAGTGATTTTGGAAGTGCCCGTTTGCTGCATGAGACtgtagaggaaaaggaagcagcTGAGTGCGTTACTAGCGATCCGCAGGATGAAGACGAGGTTGACTGTAGCGATCCGTTTTCTCACAGCTGCGAAGGTTACACTCCCGCTGCTCAGCGGACAACTTTGATATATCAAGCACCTGAATGTCTACTTGGGGAACGCACGTACACAACTGCTGTGGACGTATGGGCTGTTGGCATTGTTTTTGCCGAAATATTGCTTCAACGTCACCTCTTCCGTTCTGTCAATGAACTAACGTTGATATCAGACATTTGGAGGCTTCTAGGAACACCTTCAACTAAAGGCGAAGATCCCAACATTCAGGGCACCAATGGCGTGACATTTGCGGCACCCACTGAACCCACTGTCGACGTAAAGTTTAATGATGATATTGTTAGTCCGGAGGGACGTGATTTGCTGAAAAAAATGCTTGAAGTGGATCCCAAGAAACGTGTCACGGCAGCGGATGCATTGCGTCATTCGTTTCTGACCAGCGTAGATGCACAACTGAGTCTAAAGGAGGCCCCTGCGCtgtggagagaaaaagtaaaagaatgTTTGGAAGGGGGAACACAGGCAGTCCCCATGGGGGCTCCATTCCTTGCTTTAGATGAcgatgaggaagaagaagaagaagaggaagacgtTGACATGAACATGGCCACACT encodes:
- a CDS encoding protein kinase, putative, which codes for MDSPTEFSCGTQWDDDRRGEEPLLPELTLHGCGLRNLSLIVRGAQGAVYSAHDENGNRFAVKRLFTQRSDFGIRGVSEGALREATLLTLVRQEMEKLVHDTAFDVVRLQGVVEAPYKELCLILEYCSLDLSQVVVKSKRHTRSFPLVAEGPQVRCPVLSNMGVVRYLLRGILQILNNLHVNCRIIHRDVKLSNFLVRGDGSVRLSDFGSARLLHETVEEKEAAECVTSDPQDEDEVDCSDPFSHSCEGYTPAAQRTTLIYQAPECLLGERTYTTAVDVWAVGIVFAEILLQRHLFRSVNELTLISDIWRLLGTPSTKGEDPNIQGTNGVTFAAPTEPTVDVKFNDDIVSPEGRDLLKKMLEVDPKKRVTAADALRHSFLTSVDAQLSLKEAPALWREKVKECLEGGTQAVPMGAPFLALDDDEEEEEEEEDVDMNMATL